One Paraglaciecola mesophila genomic region harbors:
- a CDS encoding sodium:solute symporter family transporter gives MRNFTKLISVFLLVWGCGVPALAIAADAIAGPVEKQSLNMVAIVIFIGFVLLTLGITKWASSRTHTTEQFYTAGGGIPAWQNGIAISGDFLSAATLLGITSSIYTMGADGLTIIVATLGAWPIVLFLIAERLRNLGTFTLIDVISFRLNAAKIRPIAAAASLVVLVFYLIAQLVGAGKLIQLLFGLDYVVAVISVSALMVVYVAFGGMLAATWVQFIKSVMLVVGGSVLALLMLIHFEFDVGEIFASAERVHVKGADILNTGGWLKDPLSVFSVGLTLLFGFIGLPHILMRLFTVKDAEASRKSAFYAISIIGYFQLLIILIGFGAISLIMFNSDYHDAAAKLIGGNNMVILHVTHFLGGDFLLGFIAAVTFATILAVVSGLTISAAATIAHDLYAGTFAKSEVTEEKEMLVSKLSVIAMGVLAVIFGLVFEHQNVVFISNLAMSIAASANAPVLIMAMYWRGLTTKGGIAGLVVGLISSLVFIILGPQVMVDIMGVEKALFPYAYPTIVSVPLAFLSIWYFSVSDKSESAARERERFLEQFVTSETGIGIQAASKH, from the coding sequence ATGCGTAATTTTACTAAGCTTATCTCCGTTTTTTTGCTCGTATGGGGTTGTGGGGTGCCTGCACTGGCAATAGCCGCAGACGCAATAGCTGGCCCAGTAGAAAAGCAATCATTGAATATGGTGGCTATTGTTATCTTTATTGGGTTTGTATTGCTCACGCTGGGGATCACCAAGTGGGCTTCAAGTCGCACACACACTACTGAACAATTCTACACCGCTGGTGGCGGCATACCTGCTTGGCAAAATGGCATAGCCATATCAGGTGACTTCTTATCGGCGGCCACGTTGTTGGGGATCACTAGCAGTATTTACACCATGGGAGCTGATGGGTTAACCATTATTGTCGCTACACTTGGCGCTTGGCCCATAGTGTTGTTTTTAATTGCAGAGCGTTTACGCAATTTAGGGACTTTCACCCTAATCGACGTAATTTCATTTCGCTTAAATGCCGCCAAAATTCGGCCGATTGCTGCGGCGGCATCCTTGGTTGTGTTGGTATTCTATTTAATCGCCCAACTAGTGGGTGCCGGTAAGTTAATACAGTTGCTGTTTGGTCTAGATTACGTAGTTGCTGTGATTTCAGTCAGTGCTCTAATGGTGGTTTACGTTGCTTTTGGTGGCATGTTAGCGGCCACTTGGGTGCAGTTTATTAAGTCTGTCATGCTAGTGGTGGGTGGCTCTGTACTCGCCTTATTGATGCTCATACATTTTGAATTTGATGTAGGCGAGATTTTCGCAAGTGCTGAGCGTGTGCATGTGAAGGGCGCTGATATTCTGAACACAGGCGGTTGGTTAAAAGATCCCTTGTCAGTGTTTTCTGTTGGGTTGACCTTACTTTTCGGGTTTATTGGCCTGCCACATATTCTGATGCGTTTGTTTACAGTGAAAGACGCTGAGGCTTCTAGAAAGTCCGCATTTTACGCCATATCCATCATTGGTTATTTTCAGTTACTGATTATCCTAATTGGTTTTGGTGCTATCTCGCTGATCATGTTCAATAGCGATTATCACGATGCCGCAGCTAAATTGATAGGCGGAAATAACATGGTGATCTTGCATGTTACGCACTTCCTTGGAGGAGACTTTCTACTTGGTTTTATCGCAGCTGTGACCTTTGCCACTATTTTAGCTGTGGTGTCAGGTTTAACCATATCGGCAGCGGCCACAATTGCCCACGATCTGTACGCTGGCACATTTGCGAAAAGCGAAGTCACTGAAGAAAAAGAGATGTTGGTCTCAAAATTATCGGTGATCGCAATGGGCGTTCTGGCGGTAATTTTCGGCTTGGTATTTGAGCATCAAAACGTAGTGTTTATCTCTAACTTGGCCATGTCTATTGCTGCAAGTGCCAATGCTCCCGTACTTATTATGGCCATGTATTGGCGAGGCTTGACCACCAAAGGTGGCATCGCCGGGCTGGTGGTTGGCCTGATTAGCTCATTAGTATTTATCATTCTGGGGCCACAGGTGATGGTGGATATTATGGGTGTAGAAAAAGCACTGTTCCCTTATGCTTACCCAACAATTGTGTCGGTTCCTTTGGCATTTTTATCGATTTGGTATTTTTCCGTCAGTGATAAAAGTGAATCGGCCGCACGAGAACGGGAGCGTTTCCTAGAGCAGTTTGTGACGTCTGAAACGGGTATTGGCATTCAAGCTGCGAGTAAGCATTAA
- a CDS encoding DUF485 domain-containing protein: MSKMSLVDISKHPRFIELVKKRQQLRVTMIGLMLTVFMSYLVAWAYFPEWVNTRLPSDSSVTIGIWFSVFVVLVAIFLSAYYAVVAGKTLDGLNAQLIKEVEHDA, from the coding sequence ATGTCTAAAATGAGTTTAGTAGATATAAGTAAGCACCCTAGATTTATCGAATTAGTGAAAAAGCGTCAACAGCTAAGAGTGACCATGATTGGTTTAATGCTCACTGTTTTTATGAGCTATTTAGTCGCTTGGGCCTACTTCCCTGAATGGGTTAACACACGCCTGCCAAGTGATAGCTCAGTGACCATAGGCATATGGTTCAGTGTTTTTGTGGTGTTGGTGGCTATTTTTTTATCTGCGTATTACGCCGTTGTTGCCGGTAAAACGTTAGATGGGCTTAACGCCCAATTGATAAAGGAAGTCGAGCACGATGCGTAA
- a CDS encoding arylsulfatase, translating to MNKIIVLLLLTLFSSSALSEGQKEADKPNFLLIVADDLGYSDLGSFGGEIQTPHLDALANKGVKFTNFYSAPTCSPARAMMLSGMDNHLVGLGTQKYYWAEEQKGRPGYEGYLNNRFVTVATRLKDAGYHTYMAGKWHLGYDESSFPSSRGFEESFALVEGGASHLDQRGVIPKAAKANYIKDGKPVDLPEDFFSSAFYTDTLINNIESHRKDGKPFFAYAAYTAPHWPLQAPKAFLDKYQGVYDKGYGEIAQQRLARMQKMAIVDENAVVQSAPDFYPKWDKLTPSQQAREARLMEVYAAMVDALDYNIGRLIEYLKKTKQFENTVIVFVSDNGAEGADPMDITTPAQPNAQWIPENFDNSFANIGKANSFVSVGPGWAAVSSTPSRLFKGFTAEGGIKVPAFIFSPKLARQSHLSHEFISVKDIAPTFLELAGLPLDSASYHERAVLPMTGKSMLRYLMDQEDTLHGADFNEAWELFGRRAVRSGDWKMVWLNEPWGNDRWQLYNLANDPAESKDVFSQFPEVVAKLTKIWEQYVAQNEMVVVDKVDIQYTNGTSHYQHKMNSDGGLPK from the coding sequence ATGAACAAAATCATAGTGTTACTGTTACTCACATTGTTTTCTAGCAGTGCATTGAGTGAAGGCCAAAAAGAAGCGGATAAACCGAATTTTCTGCTTATTGTTGCTGACGACCTTGGTTACTCAGATCTAGGCAGTTTCGGTGGTGAAATTCAGACACCGCACCTAGATGCGTTAGCCAACAAAGGCGTTAAATTTACTAATTTTTACAGCGCACCTACCTGTTCGCCAGCAAGGGCCATGATGCTTTCAGGGATGGATAATCATTTGGTCGGCTTAGGGACGCAAAAATACTACTGGGCAGAAGAGCAAAAAGGGCGCCCAGGCTATGAAGGGTATTTAAATAATCGGTTCGTTACCGTCGCCACACGACTTAAGGATGCGGGTTACCATACATACATGGCAGGAAAGTGGCATCTCGGCTACGACGAATCGAGCTTTCCGTCATCAAGAGGATTTGAGGAAAGTTTCGCCCTAGTAGAGGGCGGAGCGAGCCATTTAGACCAACGTGGCGTTATTCCTAAAGCGGCGAAGGCTAACTATATAAAAGACGGTAAGCCGGTTGACTTGCCAGAGGACTTTTTCTCGTCTGCGTTTTACACCGACACCTTGATAAACAATATTGAAAGTCATCGCAAAGACGGAAAACCTTTTTTTGCTTATGCGGCCTATACGGCGCCTCATTGGCCACTTCAGGCACCAAAAGCGTTTCTTGATAAATACCAAGGTGTGTATGACAAAGGGTATGGGGAAATAGCGCAACAGCGTTTAGCACGCATGCAGAAAATGGCTATTGTTGATGAAAATGCAGTAGTGCAATCCGCCCCTGATTTTTACCCTAAGTGGGACAAGCTCACCCCAAGTCAACAAGCCAGAGAAGCGCGTTTGATGGAAGTCTATGCTGCTATGGTTGATGCCCTAGATTACAACATCGGGCGATTGATCGAATACCTAAAAAAGACTAAGCAATTTGAGAATACCGTGATTGTTTTTGTGTCAGATAACGGTGCAGAAGGCGCGGACCCAATGGACATTACCACACCGGCTCAACCAAACGCACAGTGGATCCCAGAAAACTTCGACAACAGTTTTGCCAATATTGGCAAAGCAAATTCCTTTGTCTCAGTAGGGCCGGGTTGGGCTGCTGTTAGTAGTACTCCGTCACGATTATTTAAGGGCTTTACTGCTGAAGGTGGCATTAAAGTACCGGCTTTTATCTTTAGCCCTAAACTCGCCCGTCAATCTCATTTGTCCCATGAATTCATTTCAGTCAAGGACATCGCCCCCACATTCTTGGAACTTGCTGGTTTGCCTTTGGACAGTGCGTCCTATCACGAACGTGCTGTTTTACCCATGACAGGTAAAAGCATGTTGCGTTATTTAATGGATCAGGAAGATACCTTGCACGGCGCTGATTTTAATGAGGCTTGGGAGTTATTTGGTCGCAGAGCAGTGCGTTCAGGGGATTGGAAAATGGTCTGGCTAAATGAGCCGTGGGGCAATGATCGCTGGCAGTTATATAACTTGGCCAATGATCCAGCAGAAAGCAAAGATGTGTTTTCTCAGTTCCCTGAGGTGGTCGCCAAATTAACCAAGATTTGGGAGCAATACGTCGCGCAAAACGAAATGGTTGTGGTTGATAAGGTGGATATCCAATACACCAATGGCACCTCCCATTATCAGCACAAAATGAACAGTGATGGCGGTTTGCCTAAGTAA